One Aquisediminimonas profunda genomic region harbors:
- a CDS encoding thioredoxin family protein: MLKWSRQLDYGKSAPNFALPDVEGRIRELAEFDSPALLVAFICNHCPVVLHMLDGLCDFAREYAPKGLQVLAISSNWPDEFPEDDYPHMQVFARERSLPFPYLHDESQDVALAYNAICTPDFFLYGPERMLFYTGQFDSSRPKLPHPPVPGAPVQRTDLPVTGDDMRAAVDALLAGQPAPQPQIPSAGCSIKWRPGKDPSWG, translated from the coding sequence ATGCTGAAATGGTCGCGCCAGCTGGACTATGGAAAGTCAGCACCCAATTTTGCCTTGCCCGATGTCGAGGGGCGCATTCGGGAGTTGGCGGAATTCGATTCTCCGGCTCTTCTGGTTGCCTTTATTTGCAACCATTGTCCGGTCGTTCTGCACATGCTTGACGGCCTTTGCGACTTTGCCCGCGAATATGCGCCAAAGGGTCTGCAGGTCTTGGCAATCTCGTCCAATTGGCCGGACGAATTTCCCGAGGACGATTATCCGCACATGCAGGTGTTCGCCAGGGAACGCAGTCTGCCCTTTCCCTATCTTCATGACGAAAGCCAGGATGTCGCCCTCGCCTACAATGCGATCTGCACGCCGGACTTCTTCCTTTACGGGCCGGAACGCATGCTCTTCTACACCGGGCAGTTCGATTCCAGCCGCCCCAAACTTCCCCACCCTCCCGTGCCGGGTGCCCCAGTCCAGCGGACCGATCTGCCCGTGACGGGAGATGATATGCGCGCCGCCGTCGATGCCCTGCTTGCCGGACAGCCGGCGCCCCAGCCCCAGATTCCCAGCGCCGGCTGCTCGATCAAATGGCGGCCGGGAAAAGATCCGTCATGGGGTTGA
- a CDS encoding gluconate 2-dehydrogenase subunit 3 family protein yields the protein MSDCEPKGWKRRDMLIGVGLFSVVAGLPLSACNPLKILANNEPTEAQRVLLRDVSQMVIPRTGTAGAGDIGVGDFVILGLAHGLENARDTLPVDAGAELSAHRRNDGSLDHISWLESELARRAKGDWPKLDEASRTAALVALDSDAYAEGVQSHPWRTIKALILTGYYTSRIGGSEELRFELVPGRYDPDVPVTAQTRSYSSDWTAVDFG from the coding sequence ATGAGCGATTGTGAGCCAAAGGGTTGGAAGCGCCGAGACATGCTGATTGGCGTCGGACTTTTTTCCGTTGTCGCCGGATTGCCGCTGTCTGCCTGCAATCCGCTGAAGATTCTGGCAAATAATGAGCCGACCGAAGCGCAGCGGGTCCTTCTTCGGGACGTGAGCCAAATGGTGATTCCGCGGACGGGTACGGCGGGGGCCGGTGATATCGGTGTGGGCGACTTTGTCATTCTCGGTCTTGCTCACGGTCTGGAAAACGCCCGTGACACGTTGCCGGTTGATGCTGGCGCGGAGCTTTCGGCCCATCGCCGGAATGACGGATCTCTTGATCACATATCCTGGCTCGAGAGTGAATTGGCTCGGCGCGCAAAGGGCGATTGGCCCAAACTGGATGAAGCGTCTCGCACGGCCGCGCTGGTCGCGTTGGACAGCGATGCTTATGCCGAAGGGGTGCAATCCCATCCGTGGCGTACGATCAAGGCCTTGATCCTGACCGGATATTACACATCGAGAATCGGTGGTTCGGAGGAACTTCGCTTCGAACTGGTCCCGGGCCGGTATGATCCTGATGTCCCCGTTACAGCCCAGACCCGAAGCTATTCGAGCGACTGGACTGCGGTAGATTTTGGTTAA
- a CDS encoding GMC oxidoreductase, whose protein sequence is MDFDAIVVGSGITGGWAAKELTEAGLKVLMIERGREIRHQQDYTTETKAPWEMPFRGQGDHELYAREYPVQMLNRHFTEYTQGHFVNDAANPYSTGAGTDFTWFRSYGLGGRSLTWGRQSYRWSDYDFGANARDGHGTDWPIRYADLAPWYDKVEEFIGVSGAAEGLTQLPDGKFQPPMALNPVEQHVRGVLKTYWPERCLTIGRTANLTEEKEGRTKCQNRSICARGCSYGAYFSTQSSTLPAAMKTGNLTVITDAVVEAIDYDSALRRVTGVRYIDRKSGTHKTATARLVFLNAGAFNSVHVLLNSANAAMPNGLANSSGVLGTHIMDHANTLSAMALMPGFEGHTSFGNRPTGVIVARYRNMERIDGEGHTRGFSFQGGALQSTWTAGKREAGIGPDYKNRLQKPGMWRMVLVGFADCVPRASNRLTLNRRRSDANGLPVLNIDFAFGREELAALAQAKSDAAEMLTKAGGKVIMGFDRPGAGGTAIHEMGGARMGHDPATSVLNKWSQAHEISNLFVTDGAQMSSSACQNPSLTYMALTARACATAVSMLREGKL, encoded by the coding sequence ATGGATTTCGATGCGATTGTAGTTGGCTCGGGCATTACCGGTGGATGGGCTGCAAAGGAACTCACGGAAGCGGGCCTGAAGGTGCTGATGATCGAGCGGGGTCGCGAGATCCGGCACCAGCAGGACTATACGACGGAAACAAAGGCGCCTTGGGAAATGCCATTTAGGGGCCAGGGCGATCACGAGCTTTATGCCCGTGAATATCCCGTCCAGATGCTCAATCGACATTTCACCGAATATACCCAGGGGCATTTTGTCAACGATGCAGCGAACCCGTATTCGACAGGGGCGGGGACGGACTTCACATGGTTCCGCTCTTATGGTCTTGGCGGACGCTCGCTGACTTGGGGAAGGCAATCCTACCGATGGTCGGACTATGATTTTGGTGCAAACGCCCGTGATGGTCATGGGACCGACTGGCCGATCCGCTATGCCGATCTTGCCCCTTGGTACGACAAGGTCGAAGAGTTCATCGGGGTTTCAGGCGCGGCCGAGGGCCTGACCCAGCTCCCCGATGGCAAGTTTCAGCCCCCAATGGCCCTCAATCCGGTGGAACAGCATGTTCGCGGTGTGCTGAAGACCTATTGGCCGGAACGCTGCCTGACGATTGGCCGCACAGCCAATCTGACGGAGGAAAAGGAAGGTCGAACCAAGTGCCAAAACCGGTCGATCTGCGCGCGTGGCTGTTCATACGGTGCCTATTTTTCAACCCAGTCCAGCACGCTACCCGCCGCCATGAAGACTGGGAATCTGACAGTGATCACCGATGCCGTGGTCGAAGCAATCGACTATGATTCCGCGCTCAGGCGCGTCACCGGAGTGCGCTACATTGATCGCAAGAGTGGAACACACAAGACTGCGACTGCGCGATTGGTGTTCCTGAATGCAGGCGCGTTCAATTCGGTTCACGTCCTGCTCAATTCCGCCAACGCCGCAATGCCGAACGGACTTGCCAATTCCAGCGGTGTGCTTGGCACGCATATCATGGACCACGCCAACACGCTTTCAGCCATGGCCTTGATGCCCGGGTTTGAGGGCCATACCAGCTTTGGCAATCGACCGACCGGAGTTATCGTCGCGCGCTACCGAAACATGGAGCGTATCGATGGCGAGGGTCACACCCGCGGCTTCTCGTTCCAGGGCGGCGCGCTGCAAAGCACGTGGACCGCAGGCAAGCGAGAGGCCGGGATCGGGCCGGATTACAAGAACAGGCTGCAAAAGCCCGGAATGTGGCGGATGGTGCTGGTCGGCTTTGCCGATTGCGTGCCGCGCGCGAGCAATCGTCTTACGCTCAATCGCCGCCGGAGCGACGCCAACGGCCTGCCGGTGCTCAACATCGACTTTGCCTTTGGCCGGGAAGAACTCGCGGCGTTGGCGCAAGCCAAGTCCGACGCTGCCGAAATGCTGACCAAAGCCGGAGGCAAGGTCATCATGGGCTTCGATCGTCCTGGTGCCGGGGGAACGGCGATCCATGAAATGGGCGGCGCGCGGATGGGCCACGATCCGGCAACCTCGGTGCTCAACAAGTGGAGCCAAGCCCACGAAATTTCCAACCTGTTTGTGACCGACGGCGCGCAGATGAGTTCTTCTGCCTGCCAGAATCCTTCATTGACCTATATGGCCCTCACAGCCCGGGCCTGCGCAACCGCGGTTTCAATGCTGCGTGAAGGCAAGCTCTGA